One genomic segment of Suncus etruscus isolate mSunEtr1 chromosome 15, mSunEtr1.pri.cur, whole genome shotgun sequence includes these proteins:
- the MDH2 gene encoding malate dehydrogenase, mitochondrial isoform X1: protein MLSAVARPAGAALRRSFSTSARSNAKVAVLGASGGIGQPLSLLLKNSPLVSRLTLYDIAHTPGVGADLSHIETRAHVKGYLGPEQLPDCLKGCDVVVIPAGVPRKPGMTRDDLFNTNATIVATLAAACAQNCPEAMICVIANPVNSTIPITSEMFKKHGVYNPNKIFGVTTLDIVRANTFVAELKNLDPAQVNVPVIGGHAGKTIIPLISQCTPKVEFPQDKLTALTGRIQEAGTEVVQAKAGAGSATLSMAYAGARFVFSLVEAMNGKSGVVECSYVKSQETDCTYFSTPLLLGKKGLEKNLGIGKVTPFEEKMIAEAIPELKASIKKGEDFVKNMK, encoded by the exons ATGCTCTCCGCCGTCGCCCGGCCCGCCGGCGCCGCCCTTCGCCGCAGCTTCAGCACCTCGGCCCGG AGCAATGCCAAGGTCGCCGTGCTGGGAGCTTCTGGGGGCATTGGTCAGCCCCTATCACTCCTCCTGAAGAACAGCCCCCTGGTGAGCCGCCTGACCCTCTACGACATTGCGCACACGCCCGGTGTGGGCGCCGACCTCAGCCACATCGAGACCAGGGCCCACGTGAAAG GCTACCTGGGCCCTGAACAGCTCCCCGACTGCTTGAAAGGCTGCGACGTGGTAGTCATCCCTGCTGGGGTCCCCAGAAAACCAG gcatgacccggGATGACCTGTTCAACACCAACGCCACCATCGTGGCCACCCTGGCCGCTGCCTGTGCCCAGAACTGCCCTGAGGCCATGATCTGTGTCATCGCCAACCCG GTAAACTCCACCATCCCCATCACGTCAGAAATGTTCAAGAAACACGGCGTCTACAACCCCAACAAGATCTTTGGGGTCACCACCCTGGACATCGTCAGGGCTAACACTTTCGTTGCTGAGCTGAAG aactTGGATCCAGCTCAAGTCAACGTCCCCGTCATCGGCGGCCATGCCGGGAAGACCATCATCCCCCTCATCTCCCAG TGCACCCCCAAGGTGGAGTTCCCCCAGGACAAGCTGACTGCCCTCACAGGCCGCATCCAGGAGGCCGGCACGGAGGTGGTGCAGGCGAAGGCTGGAGCTG gctctgccaccctgtccaTGGCCTATGCCGGTGCCCGCTTCGTCTTCTCCCTCGTGGAAGCCATGAATGGGAAGTCGGGAGTGGTCGAGTGCTCCTATGTCAAGTCCCAGGAAACGGACTGCACCTACTTCTCCACCCCACTGCTTCTGGGG AAAAAGGGCCTGGAGAAGAACCTAGGCATTGGCAAGGTGACCCCATTCGAGGAGAAGATGATTGCCGAGGCCATCCCTGAGCTGAAGGCATCCATCAAGAAAGGAGAAGATTTTGTGAAGAACATGAAGTGA
- the MDH2 gene encoding malate dehydrogenase, mitochondrial isoform X2, with product MTRDDLFNTNATIVATLAAACAQNCPEAMICVIANPVNSTIPITSEMFKKHGVYNPNKIFGVTTLDIVRANTFVAELKNLDPAQVNVPVIGGHAGKTIIPLISQCTPKVEFPQDKLTALTGRIQEAGTEVVQAKAGAGSATLSMAYAGARFVFSLVEAMNGKSGVVECSYVKSQETDCTYFSTPLLLGKKGLEKNLGIGKVTPFEEKMIAEAIPELKASIKKGEDFVKNMK from the exons atgacccggGATGACCTGTTCAACACCAACGCCACCATCGTGGCCACCCTGGCCGCTGCCTGTGCCCAGAACTGCCCTGAGGCCATGATCTGTGTCATCGCCAACCCG GTAAACTCCACCATCCCCATCACGTCAGAAATGTTCAAGAAACACGGCGTCTACAACCCCAACAAGATCTTTGGGGTCACCACCCTGGACATCGTCAGGGCTAACACTTTCGTTGCTGAGCTGAAG aactTGGATCCAGCTCAAGTCAACGTCCCCGTCATCGGCGGCCATGCCGGGAAGACCATCATCCCCCTCATCTCCCAG TGCACCCCCAAGGTGGAGTTCCCCCAGGACAAGCTGACTGCCCTCACAGGCCGCATCCAGGAGGCCGGCACGGAGGTGGTGCAGGCGAAGGCTGGAGCTG gctctgccaccctgtccaTGGCCTATGCCGGTGCCCGCTTCGTCTTCTCCCTCGTGGAAGCCATGAATGGGAAGTCGGGAGTGGTCGAGTGCTCCTATGTCAAGTCCCAGGAAACGGACTGCACCTACTTCTCCACCCCACTGCTTCTGGGG AAAAAGGGCCTGGAGAAGAACCTAGGCATTGGCAAGGTGACCCCATTCGAGGAGAAGATGATTGCCGAGGCCATCCCTGAGCTGAAGGCATCCATCAAGAAAGGAGAAGATTTTGTGAAGAACATGAAGTGA